In Prunus dulcis chromosome 2, ALMONDv2, whole genome shotgun sequence, a single genomic region encodes these proteins:
- the LOC117619534 gene encoding shewanella-like protein phosphatase 2, translating to MEDDRAPPAAAAPAKESSSSSTCKDVPDLLSSFVDTFVDFSVSGGLFLLPQNDQNALPHHRNPGDDPLPSPPPLQTYYPPQDRLIAIGDLHGDLEKTKESLRLAKLIDPESGKWVGGSSTLVQIGDVFDRGGDELKILYYLEKLRREAARCGGTVITMHGNHEIMNVEGDFRFATHKGLDEFRRWADWYCIGNRMKSLCKGLEEPKDPFDGVPLGFENVKKEFVDGFRARIAALRPNGPISSRFLAKNLTVLVVGDSVFVHGGLLAAHVSYGLEKINAEVRDWVHGLKDRFAPEYCHGRNAVVWLRNFSHEFAEKCDCSALEHVLSTIPGAKRMIMGHTIQEFGINGVCEERAIRIDVGMSKGCINGLPEVLEINGNSGMRILTSNPLYQKKKYGSSVESERRPGPGFLPQEHGPKQVEVKA from the coding sequence ATGGAAGACGACCGCGCGccaccagcagcagcagcccCAGCTAAGGAGTCTTCCTCCTCAAGCACATGCAAAGACGTTCCCGATCTCCTCTCCTCCTTCGTCGATACCTTCGTCGACTTTTCCGTCAGTGGCGGCCTCTTCCTCTTGCctcaaaatgaccaaaatgcccTCCCTCACCACCGCAACCCCGGCGACGATCCTCTTCCGTCGCCCCCACCTCTGCAGACCTATTATCCCCCGCAGGACCGCTTGATTGCCATAGGCGATCTCCACGGCGACTTGGAGAAGACCAAGGAATCGCTGAGACTCGCTAAATTGATCGACCCGGAGTCGGGTAAATGGGTCGGAGGGTCGTCCACCTTGGTCCAGATCGGCGACGTGTTTGACCGTGGCGGCGACgagctcaaaatcctttatTATCTCGAGAAATTGAGACGAGAAGCTGCGAGATGCGGCGGCACGGTGATTACAATGCACGGGAACCACGAGATCATGAACGTCGAAGGAGATTTCAGGTTTGCGACTCACAAGGGTTTGGATGAGTTTAGGCGTTGGGCCGATTGGTATTGCATTGGGAACCGAATGAAATCACTTTGTAAAGGCTTGGAAGAGCCCAAAGATCCCTTTGATGGGGTCCCTCTAGGGTTTGAGAATGTCAAGAAAGAGTTTGTAGATGGGTTTAGGGCTAGAATTGCAGCATTGAGGCCAAATGGTCCCATTTCGTCCCGGTTCTTGGCCAAGAACTTGACTGTATTGGTTGTTGGAGATTCGGTTTTCGTCCATGGCGGGCTTTTGGCCGCACACGTTTCTTATGGCCTGGAGAAGATCAATGCGGAGGTGAGGGATTGGGTTCATGGATTGAAGGACAGATTTGCACCCGAGTATTGTCATGGGAGGAATGCCGTGGTTTGGTTGAGGAATTTTTCGCATGAATTTGCGGAGAAGTGTGATTGTTCAGCTCTTGAACATGTTTTATCGACAATTCCTGGCGCTAAGAGGATGATTATGGGTCATACCATTCAAGAGTTTGGGATTAATGGCGTTTGCGAAGAGAGAGCAATTCGGATTGATGTTGGTATGTCGAAGGGGTGTATTAATGGGTTGCCTGAAGTTTTGGAGATCAATGGGAATTCAGGTATGAGGATCTTGACCTCAAATCCATTGTACCAGAAGAAGAAGTATGGATCTTCTGTGGAAAGTGAGAGGAGGCCAGGGCCTGGATTTTTGCCTCAAGAGCATGGACCAAAACAAGTGGAAGTGAAGGCTTAA
- the LOC117620138 gene encoding uncharacterized protein LOC117620138 — protein sequence MEPEPIVPTITGHADSSRLVELVRELRELGAKPFYGTRSYMRADEWFGNIENLFEIMECSEVEKKELAVFLLQGKARYWWAEVKRAEDVSLMDWEGFKTVFYAKYFPGKDRLEASFLSLEQGSMSVGDYEAKFSRLLHFAQPMTEVQKARKFELGLVDDIRSSVVNLRLQTLTEVVDCAIAVERTIELYIQHQNRQRDYRGKGKALAQCMCASGEHGGTGKRQRTGNQKEGRAAMHAQQTRTSECYNCSEVGHLCRDCPKPKAHCCFKCKQPGHLAKHCTRG from the coding sequence ATGGAACCTGAACCTATTGTACCAACTATTACGGGACATGCCGACTCATCCAGACTTGTTGAGTTGGTCAGGGAACTGAGAGAACTGGGTGCAAAACCTTTTTATGGAACTAGGAGCTACATGAGAGCTGATGAGTGGTTTGGTAATATAGAGAACTTGTTCGAAATAATGGAGTGCTCTGAGGTTGAAAAGAAAGAGTTGGCTGTTTTTCTCTTGCAAGGGAAAGCTCGATATTGGTGGGCTGAAGTTAAGAGAGCTGAAGACGTATCACTGATGGACTGGGAAGGGTTCAAGACGGTTTTCTATGCCAAGTATTTTCCTGGGAAAGATAGGCTGGAGGCTTCTTTCTTGAGTCTTGAGCAGGGCTCTATGTCTGTGGGTGACTATGAGGCTAAATTTTCGAGGTTGCTTCATTTCGCACAACCAATGACTGAGGTGCAGAAAGCACGAAAGTTTGAGTTGGGATTGGTTGATGACATTAGAAGCTCAGTGGTTAACTTGAGACTCCAAACCTTGACTGAAGTGGTAGACTGTGCCATCGCAGTTGAGAGGACTATTGAGCTGTACATACAACACCAAAACAGACAAAGAGATTACAGAGGAAAAGGGAAGGCGTTAGCTCAATGTATGTGTGCCTCAGGTGAACATGGTGGAACTGGAAAGAGGCAGAGAACGGGGAATCAAAAAGAAGGCCGAGCAGCTATGCATGCTCAACAGACAAGAACAAGTGAGTGTTACAACTGTAGTGAGGTCGGACATTTGTGTAGGGATTGTCCAAAACCGAAGGCCCACTGTTGTTTCAAATGCAAGCAGCCGGGGCATTTGGCTAAACATTGCACTCGGGGGTAG
- the LOC117620253 gene encoding aspartic proteinase-like protein 2 has translation MAATFLGKLLITAAVLLPSAVVLCSFPATLTLERAFPTNHRVELSQLRARDRVRHGRMLQQSSSGGGGVINFPVGGTFDPYIVGLYFTSVKLGTPATEFYVQIDTGSDILWVGCNSCNGCPKSTGLKIQLKYFDPKSSSTASLVSCSDKICSLGLQTQDSSCDAKDKQCTYGFKYGDGSGTSGYYVSDLLHFDTAGGGQSVTSNSSANIVFGCSTSATGVLQKTDRAVDGIFGFGQQEFSVISQLSSQGVAPNVFSHCFKGDDTGGGILVLGEIVDPNIVHSPLVQNQPHYNLNLESISVNGQTLAIDPSVFSTSSNQGTIVDSGTTLAYLAEDAYDPFVNAITSAVSQSVTPVTSQGEQCYIVTSSITDMFPQVSLNFAGNASMILRPEDYLLQQNSVSGDEVWCIGIQKSDGQDITVLGDLILKDKIIVYDLANQRIGWTQYDCSTSVSVSTNTSRGTASVNAGSINVSSSACSEPFKLVPISMVAFLVHISVIYIFPFL, from the exons atgGCGGCAACTTTTCTGGGAAAGCTTTTGATAACTGCCGCGGTACTGCTGCCTTCTGCGGTGGTTCTGTGCAGTTTCCCCGCCACACTGACTCTGGAGAGAGCTTTTCCAACAAACCACAGAGTGGAACTGAGTCAACTCAGAGCTAGAGACCGAGTCCGGCATGGAAGGATGTTGCAGCAGTCCTCTAGCGGCGGTGGCGGTGTCATCAATTTCCCCGTTGGAGGGACCTTCGATCCATACATAGTTGG gCTTTATTTCACAAGTGTGAAGTTGGGTACACCTGCAACAGAGTTTTATGTGCAGATTGATACTGGAAGTGATATTTTGTGGGTTGGCTGCAATTCCTGCAATGGTTGCCCCAAATCAACTGGACTTAAA ATTCAGCTGAAATATTTTGACCCTAAAAGCTCATCAACTGCCTCATTGGTGTCTTGTTCTGATAAAATATGCTCCCTTGGACTTCAGACACAAGATTCTAGCTGTGATGCAAAGGATAAGCAGTGTACTTATGGGTTCAAGTACGGAGATGGCAGTGGAACATCGGGCTATTATGTATCTGACTTGTTGCATTTTGACACAGCTGGCGGTGGTCAGTCTGTCACCTCAAACTCTTCAGCTAACATTGTCTTTGG GTGTAGCACCTCAGCAACCGGGGTCTTGCAGAAAACAGATAGAGCAGTTGATGGGATTTTTGGATTTGGACAGCAGGAATTTTCTGTCATCTCACAGCTGTCTTCACAGGGAGTAGCACCAAATGTATTTTCGCACTGCTTCAAAGGAGATGACACTGGTGGGGGGATACTGGTTCTTGGTGAGATCGTGGATCCTAACATCGTTCATAGCCCGCTTGTCCAAAACCA GCCTCATTATAACTTAAATCTGGAGAGCATTAGTGTTAACGGCCAAACGCTAGCCATTGATCCATCAGTTTTTTCAACATCAAGCAACCAAGGAACAATAGTTGATTCTGGGACAACTTTGGCATACCTTGCAGAAGATGCATATGATCCTTTTGTCAATGCt ATAACAAGCGCTGTCTCACAATCCGTGACCCCTGTTACCTCCCAGGGAGAACAATGCTACATAGTCACATCCAG CATCACTGATATGTTTCCTCAAGTTAGCTTGAACTTTGCTGGTAATGCATCCATGATTCTAAGACCGGAGGACTACCTTTTGCAGCAGAATTCTGTA AGTGGTGATGAAGTATGGTGCATTGGCATCCAGAAAAGTGACGGTCAAGATATAACTGTATTGGGAG ACCTCATCCTGAAAGACAAAATCATTGTCTATGATTTGGCCAATCAAAGGATTGGTTGGACTCAATATGACT GTTCAACATCAGTCAGTGTCTCTACAAATACTAGCAGAGGAACTGCATCTGTTAATGCAGGGTCCATAAACGTTAGCAGTTCAGCGTGCAGCGAGCCTTTCAAGCTTGTACCGATAAGCATGGTGGCTTTCCTTGTTCACATATCAGTCATTTACATTTTCCCATTCTTGTAG
- the LOC117617442 gene encoding integrator complex subunit 9 homolog: protein MVRTSSSPGLKKFGSGGSLWRWGSLDHLALTTRLTAYCRNILRTEQSRIGGSDSKSCLSKGGGYHFPPCHILNICGFSILLDCPLDLSALTIFSPIPTSSKASSFDEENPSCPNHSESSDLEEPMVRKRQKVEKPLDADDLIYAEPWYKTVKNLHLWNVSFIDVVLISSPTGMLGLPFLTRMKGFSAKIYVTEAAARLGQLMMEDLVSMHLEIRQFFGPEESSFPQWMKWEDLMLLPSSLKNVALGKDGGELGGWLSLYSAADVKDCMQKVLRLKYAEEICYNSTLIIKAFSSGLEIGSCNWTINGPKGGVGFISSSIFDSAHAMNFDYNALRGNDIIIYSDFSFSDGTEDVESGYDNSIPTTCNRSSLRNYENDCQELAKSLLNVDEGLEERDKLAFICSCVIDSVKAGGSVLIPISRLGIVLLLLEHISTSLDVSTLKVPMYIISSLAEEFLAFSNIIPEWLCKQRQEKLFSGEPLFAHAKLVNEKKLHVFPAVHSPKLLMNWQEPCIVFSPHWSLRLGPAVHLLQRWSGDQNSLLILESGPDVDLALLPFKPMEMKVLECSFLSGIRLQNVEPLLKILQPKVVLLPKDLKQTSSLKSNSCSTFHYCVNETLHIPSLKDNSELEIATDLASQFNWRNLKQENINMTRLKGELCVDHGRQRLSTGNQESSESRPLVHWGSTDLEKLLVVLSNRGIKATLGDAFGSESESASLVHVHDPNQALIEVRTTSTVISTADESLASIIFEAIEATVKAARRISTLLPLFASATGQRISFHKSFPFFQKCF, encoded by the exons ATGGTCAGA ACTTCCAGCAGTCCGGGGCTCAAGAAATTTGGCTCAGGCGGCAGTTTATGGCGTTGGGGGTCACTTGACCACCTTGCTTTGACGACTCGGCTGACTGCTTATTGCCGAAATATCCTAAGGACAGAGCAGAGCAGAATTGGGGGTTCTGATTCAAAA tCCTGCTTGAGCAAAGGTGGTGGTTACCATTTCCCACCATGTCACATACTCAACATATGTGGTTTTAGCATTTTATTGGATTGCCCATTAGACCTTTCAGCTCTTACAATCTTCTCCCCTATTCCTACTAGTTCAAAAGCTAGTTCCTTCGATGAAGAGAATCCCAGTTGCCCAAACCATAGTGAGTCTTCAGATTTGGAGGAGCCTATGGTTCGGAAGAGACAAAAAGTCGAAAAGCCCCTGGATGCTGATGATTTAATTTATGCAGAGCCTTGGTACAAAACTGTCAAGAACTTGCACCTGTGGAATGTCTCTTTTATTGATGTGGTATTGATATCAAGTCCAACGGGTATGCTAGGATTACCATTTCTTACTCGAATGAAGGGTTTTTCTGCTAAG ATATATGTGACTGAAGCAGCAGCAAGACTTGGACAGCTTATGATGGAGGATCTTGTTTCAATGCATCTGGAAATCAGGCAGTTTTTTGGACCTGAGGAGTCGTCTTTTCCCCAGTGGATGAAGTGGGAAGACCTTATGCTTCTTCCGTCTTCATTGAAAAATGTAGCTTTAGGCAAAGATGGGGGAGAACTGGGTGGTTGGCTTTCCTTGTACAG TGCAGCTGATGTGAAGGATTGCATGCAGAAGGTTCTGAGACTTAAATATGCAGAGGAAATCTGCTACAACAGCACATTGATCATAAAGGCATTCAGTTCGGGTTTAGAAATAGGCTCTTGTAATTGGACAATAAATGGTCCCAAGGGAGGCGTTGGCTTTATTTCAAGTTCCATCTTTGATTCTGCTCATGCAATGAATTTTGATTACAATGCTCTTCGAGGGAatgatataataatatattcaGATTTCTCATTCTCGGATGGTACAGAAGATGTTGAGAGTGGCTATGATAACTCCATTCCAACTACTTGCAATCGGTCATCTCTCAG aaattatgaaaatgaTTGTCAAGAGTTGGCCAAGTCCTTACTTAATGTTGATGAGGGTTTGGAGGAAAGGGACAAGCTAGCTTTTATATGCTCCTGTGTCATTGATTCCGTAAAAGCTGGAGGTTCAGTCCTTATTCCCATTAGTCGACTTGGAATTGTTCTGCTGCTGTTAGAACATATATCAACTTCACTAGATGTTTCAACTTTGAAG GTTCCTATGtatattatttcttctctAGCTGAAGAATTCTTGGCTTTCTCCAACATCATACCTGAATGGCTATGCAAACAGCGGCAAGAAAAG CTTTTTTCTGGTGAGCCATTGTTTGCACATGCCAAGCTTGTAAATGAGAAGAAGCTTCATGTGTTTCCGGCAGTTCATTCACCTAAATTATT AATGAATTGGCAGGAACCATGCATTGTTTTCTCTCCTCACTGGAGTCTACGGCTCGGTCCTGCTGTTCATTTGCTCCAGCGTTGGTCTGGGGATCAAAACTCTCTACTCATTCTTGAG AGTGGACCGGATGTTGATCTGGCTCTCTTACCTTTCAAGCCAATGGAAATGAAGGTTCTTGAATGCTCATTTCTCTCTGGCATAAG GTTGCAGAATGTTGAACCGTTGCTGAAGATATTGCAACCAAAAGTTGTTCTG CTACCTAAAGATTTGAAGCAGACTAGCTctttgaaatcaaattcatgCTCGACCTTTCACTACTGCGTTAATGAAACGTTACATATACCAAGCTTGAAGGACAATTCAGAACTAGAGATTGCAACAGACTTAGCTTCCCAGTTTAATTGGAGGAACttgaaacaagaaaatattaatatgACGAGGTTAAAGGGAGAGCTCTGTGTAGATCATGGCAGACAACGGTTGTCCACTGGCAATCAAGAGTCCTCAGAGAGTAGACCGCTGGTACACTGGGGTTCAACTGATTTGGAGAAGCTTTTGGTTGTGTTATCAAACAGGGGCATCAAGGCAACGCTTGGGGATGCATTTGGTTCTGAATCAGAAAGTGCTTCTCTAGTACATGTCCATGATCCCAACCAAGCTCTTATAGAAGTCAGAACAACAAGCACTGTTATTAGTACTGCTGATGAAAGTTTGGCTTCCATTATTTTTGAAGCTATAG AGGCGACAGTGAAGGCGGCCAGAAGGATTTCTACCTTACTACCTCTCTTTGCTTCAGCAACTGGACAAAGGATTAGCTTCCATAagtcctttccttttttccaaaaatgTTTCTAA